The following are encoded in a window of Streptomyces sp. Go-475 genomic DNA:
- a CDS encoding gas vesicle protein GvpG: MGLISEVLLLPFAPVRGSAWAIRQVLQEAERIYYDPATVRAELSRLEEQLEAGEITEEEFDRLEDELLDRLEIASRGSAGTGNGTTP, encoded by the coding sequence GTGGGCCTGATCTCGGAGGTGCTGCTGCTGCCGTTCGCACCGGTGCGCGGCAGCGCCTGGGCCATCAGACAGGTGCTCCAGGAGGCCGAGCGGATCTACTACGACCCCGCCACGGTCCGGGCCGAACTGTCCCGTCTGGAGGAGCAGTTGGAGGCCGGAGAGATCACGGAGGAGGAGTTCGACCGCCTCGAGGACGAACTCCTCGACCGGCTGGAGATCGCGTCGCGCGGGAGCGCGGGAACAGGCAACGGGACAACACCATGA
- a CDS encoding DNA primase has protein sequence MNRVGLGLAIGAGYLLGRTKKLKMAMAVGGLVAGKKLNLSPRMVAELLQQQLRNNPQFKEIGDQLREDLRGVGKAASGAMVERQMDALADRLHGRTAQVRDQLTGVVPGGKDEDAEDAEYEDEEPEGSGADEGEEPPEAREPEDSAPDEGDDEDGEPEARKAPAKKAPAKKPARKAPAKKAAAKKAPAKKAAGRKAAAKKTAAKKATAGNRGGSARSRLPKGGGEG, from the coding sequence ATGAACCGAGTGGGACTGGGTCTCGCCATAGGGGCCGGATACCTCCTGGGACGGACCAAGAAGCTGAAGATGGCGATGGCCGTCGGCGGCCTGGTCGCCGGGAAGAAGCTGAACCTGAGCCCGCGCATGGTCGCGGAGCTGCTCCAGCAGCAGCTGCGGAACAATCCGCAGTTCAAGGAGATCGGGGACCAGCTGCGCGAGGACCTGCGCGGCGTCGGCAAGGCGGCCTCCGGGGCCATGGTCGAGCGGCAGATGGACGCCCTCGCCGACCGGCTGCACGGTCGCACCGCCCAGGTGCGCGACCAGTTGACGGGCGTGGTGCCCGGCGGCAAGGACGAGGACGCCGAGGACGCCGAGTACGAGGACGAGGAGCCGGAGGGCTCCGGAGCCGACGAGGGCGAGGAGCCGCCCGAGGCGCGGGAGCCCGAGGACTCCGCTCCTGACGAGGGCGACGACGAGGACGGGGAACCGGAGGCGAGGAAGGCCCCGGCCAAGAAGGCGCCCGCCAAGAAGCCGGCGCGCAAGGCCCCGGCGAAGAAGGCCGCCGCCAAGAAGGCCCCGGCGAAGAAGGCGGCGGGCCGGAAGGCCGCGGCGAAGAAGACGGCCGCCAAGAAGGCGACCGCCGGGAACAGGGGCGGCAGTGCCCGCTCCCGGCTGCCGAAGGGAGGCGGTGAGGGATGA
- a CDS encoding GvpL/GvpF family gas vesicle protein, with translation MSTYVYGIAASSHPGLPEGMGGVGDPPRPVRILREGDLAAVVSEAPEGLRPKRKDLLAHQNVLSEAGAAGCVLPMRFGSVAPDDKSITGVLAERAEHYKERLRALDGRVEYNVKANHVEEAVLHQVMAENPEIRGLAEANRQAGGGSYDDKIRLGEMVAAAVKAREADDAAALQSILEPAAEAVSVGPESTGWLANVSFLVDRESAENFLAAVEQARKDLPHLEVRVNGPLPPYSFVEPGPAEPAGTAASGTDTGAG, from the coding sequence GTGAGCACCTACGTCTACGGCATCGCGGCGAGCTCGCACCCCGGGCTCCCCGAGGGCATGGGCGGCGTCGGTGACCCGCCCCGCCCGGTGCGCATCCTGCGGGAGGGTGACCTGGCGGCCGTCGTCAGCGAGGCCCCCGAGGGGCTGCGGCCCAAGCGCAAGGACCTGCTCGCCCACCAGAACGTGCTCAGCGAGGCGGGCGCGGCCGGCTGCGTGCTGCCCATGCGGTTCGGCAGCGTCGCCCCGGACGACAAGTCGATCACCGGGGTGCTCGCCGAGCGCGCCGAGCACTACAAGGAGCGCCTGCGGGCCCTGGACGGCCGGGTCGAGTACAACGTCAAGGCCAACCACGTGGAAGAGGCCGTCCTGCACCAGGTGATGGCCGAGAACCCGGAGATCCGGGGTCTCGCGGAGGCCAACCGGCAGGCCGGCGGCGGCAGTTACGACGACAAGATCCGGCTCGGCGAGATGGTCGCGGCCGCCGTCAAGGCCCGGGAGGCCGACGACGCCGCCGCGCTCCAGAGCATCCTGGAACCCGCCGCCGAGGCGGTGAGCGTGGGCCCCGAGTCCACCGGCTGGCTGGCCAACGTGTCGTTCCTGGTGGACCGGGAGTCGGCCGAGAACTTCCTGGCCGCGGTGGAGCAGGCCCGCAAGGACCTGCCGCACCTGGAGGTGCGGGTCAACGGCCCGCTGCCCCCCTACAGCTTCGTCGAGCCCGGCCCGGCCGAGCCCGCGGGCACCGCGGCGAGTGGCACGGACACCGGAGCGGGGTGA